In Cicer arietinum cultivar CDC Frontier isolate Library 1 chromosome 1, Cicar.CDCFrontier_v2.0, whole genome shotgun sequence, one DNA window encodes the following:
- the LOC101501465 gene encoding putative clathrin assembly protein At5g35200 → MKKAFGLAKFHGDYKALEAAIVKATNYYHALPKEKHIRYIFQSLSPSKPRSEVAYCIHSLARRLNQTNNWAVVLKTLIIIHRAMRELDNTVLEELVNYTKGRGHLIDLSQFHDASLPNALDYSVWIRNYGLYLEERLRCFVIVNHDVAAYNSKYSQKLDTKELLEQLPALQNLLFRLLDSKPGGASAFNRLIQYALSIIAGESVKLYVAITVRVVELLDKFFEMNRDDAISALKIYKKSGSQAERLSAFFETCRGLDFARGQKFINIKQPPASFITTMEDYIKEAPNTLMLEYNVNGEGEGSTCNEDTVHIGDLLSVNELDSSLENNEATTPPPQAADLMGLYDLLTGASEFDENPLALAVVPTENSLNSSNDEKEDSPITGWEVALFTESQVSDQNEVAESKKDDELDVLKLEGLYGEAVVGAQHDGGYQIGQVNSNPFDFHDAAQYHMALAHPSVFSVPSNIPPQIVGMQPYQDSYNNAQQLQEEEPFVTMIKKSTNPFDEPNILPPASASAMPSHPT, encoded by the exons ATGAAGAAAGCTTTTGGATTAGCAAAATTTCATGGCGATTATAAG GCGTTGGAGGCTGCAATTGTTAAGGCAACCAACTATTACCATGCATTGCCAAAGGAAAAGCACATTCGAT ATATTTTCCAATCACTTTCTCCGTCAAAACCTCGCAGTGAGGTGGCTTATTGTATACATAGTCTTGCAAGGCGTTTGAACCAAACTAACAATTGGGCT GTTGTTTTGAAAACCCTTATTATTATACATCGTGCAATGAGGGAACTTGATAATACAGTTTTGGAAGAGCTTGTTAATTATACAAAAGGAAGAGGTCATTTGATTGATCTATCACAATTTCATGATGCCTCACTCCCAAATG CCTTGGATTATTCTGTTTGGATACGTAATTACGGTCTCTACCTTGAAGAGCGCCTACGATGTTTTGTCATAGTCAACCATGATGTCGCAGCTTATAACTCA AAATATTCCCAAAAGCTTGACACCAAGGAATTACTGGAACAATTGCCTGCCCTACAAAATCTTCTCTTTCGGCTTCTTGATTCCAAG CCAGGGGGTGCATCTGCATTTAATCGTTTGATTCAATATGCCCTTTCAATT ATTGCTGGTGAAAGCGTTAAACTATATGTTGCAATAACTGTTAGAGTGGTGGAATTACTTGACAAG TTTTTTGAGATGAACCGTGATGATGCGATTAGTGCACTAAAGATTTATAAGAAATCAGGAAGCCAG GCAGAGAGGTTATCTGCATTCTTTGAGACCTGTCGGGGCCTAGACTTTGCAAGGGGGCAAAAATTCATCAATATTAAACag CCTCCTGCTTCCTTTATAACGACCATGGAAGATTATATTAAGGAGGCTCCCAACACATTGATGCTTGAGTATAACGTG AATGGTGAAGGCGAAGGAAGTACTTGTAATGAAGATACAGTTCATATAGGCGATTTGTTGAGTGTAAATGAGTTAGATTCTTCTCTAGAAAATAATGAGGCTacaacaccaccaccacaagCAGCTGATCTTATG GGTTTGTATGATTTACTAACAGGTGCATCTGAATTTGATGAAAATCCCCTAGCATTGGCAGTTGTTCCAACTG AAAATTCTTTAAATTCAAGCAATGATGAGAAGGAAGACAGTCCAATAACAGGTTGGGAGGTTGCACTTTTTACAGAGTCACAAGTCTCTGATCAAAATGAAGTTGCAGAGAGTAAAAAG GATGATGAATTAGACGTGTTAAAACTTGAGGGTTTATATGGTGAAGCTGTTGTTGGAGCACAACATGATGGAGGTTACCAGATAGGCCAAGTGAACTCCAATCCTTTTGACTTTCATGATGCAGCCCAGTACCACATGGCATTGGCACACCCGAGTGTTTTCTCTGTTCCTTCTAACATTCCACCCCAAATTGTAGGCATGCAACCCTACCAAGATTCTTATAATAACGCTCAACAACTGCAGGAGGAGGAACCATTCGTAACAATGATTAAAAAATCGACAAATCCATTTGATGAACCAAATATTTTGCCACCAGCTTCAGCCTCGGCAATGCCATCACACCCTACTTAG